One genomic segment of Tursiops truncatus isolate mTurTru1 chromosome 11, mTurTru1.mat.Y, whole genome shotgun sequence includes these proteins:
- the SSTR3 gene encoding somatostatin receptor type 3 translates to MDTPGYPSPLPTPSEPWNASSAWPLDAILGNASTAQSAVGLAVSGILIPLVYLVVCVVGLLGNSLVIYVVLRQTASPSVTNIYILNLALADELFMLGLPFLAAQNALSYWPFGALMCRLVMAVDGINQFTSIFCLTVMSVDRYLAVAHPTRSARWRTAPVARTVSAAVWVASAVVVLPVVVFSGVPRGMSTCHMQWPEPAAAWRAGFIIYTAALGFFGPLLVICLCYLLIVVKVRSAGRRVWAPSCQRRRHSERRVTRMVVAVVALFVLCWMPFYVLNIINVVCPLPEEPAFFGLYFLVVALPYANSCANPILYGFLSYRFKQGFRRVLLRPSRRVRNQEPPLGPPEKTEEEEDEGEDGGGEAGQEGAGEHEGPKEMNGGVNRITQPGPSGQEQPPSGPTRKERQFLPQEPSAAEKSGTLHISYL, encoded by the coding sequence ATGGACACCCCTGGCTATCCTTCACCGTTGCCCACGCCCTCGGAACCCTGGAACGCCTCTTCCGCTTGGCCCCTGGATGCCATCCTCGGAAACGCGTCCACAGCACAGAGTGCAGTAGGGCTGGCTGTCAGTGGCATTCTGATCCCACTGGTCTACCTGGTGGTGTGCGTCGTGGGCCTGCTGGGCAACTCACTGGTCATCTACGTGGTCCTGCGACAGACGGCCAGCCCGTCGGTCACCAACATCTACATCCTCAACCTGGCGCTGGCTGATGAGCTTTTCATGCTGGGGCTGCCCTTCCTGGCCGCCCAGAACGCCCTGTCCTACTGGCCCTTCGGGGCCCTCATGTGCCGCCTGGTCATGGCCGTGGACGGCATCAACCAGTTCACCAGCATCTTCTGTCTCACCGTCATGAGCGTGGACCGCTACTTGGCGGTAGCGCATCCCACCCGCTCGGCCCGCTGGCGCACGGCGCCCGTGGCCCGCACAGTCAGTGCGGCCGTCTGGGTGGCCTCAGCCGTGGTAGTGCTGCCCGTGGTGGTGTTCTCGGGCGTGCCCCGTGGCATGAGCACCTGCCACATGCAGTGGCCCGAGCCGGCAGCGGCCTGGCGGGCCGGCTTCATCATCTACACGGCCGCACTGGGCTTCTTTGGGCCGCTGCTGGTCATTTGCCTCTGCTACCTGCTCATCGTGGTCAAGGTGCGCTCAGCTGGGCGGCGGGTGTGGGCACCCTCGTGCCAGCGGCGGCGGCATTCTGAGCGCAGGGTCACGCGCATGGTGGTGGCCGTGGTGGCACTCTTTGTCCTCTGCTGGATGCCCTTTTatgtgctcaacatcatcaaCGTGGTGTGCCCGCTGCCCGAGGAACCCGCCTTCTTCGGCCTCTACTTCCTGGTGGTGGCGCTGCCCTACGCCAACAGCTGTGCCAACCCCATCCTTTACGGCTTCCTCTCCTACCGCTTCAAGCAGGGCTTCCGCAGGGTCCTGCTGCGGCCCTCCCGCCGTGTGCGCAACCAGGAGCCTCCCCTGGGGCCtccagagaagacagaggaagaagaggatgaaggagaggatggaggtggggaggctgggcaggagggagcaggggaGCATGAAGGGCCGAAGGAGATGAATGGTGGGGTCAACCGCATCACGCAGCCGGGTCCCAGCGGACAGGAGCAGCCTCCCAGCGGCCCCACCAGAAAGGAGCGTCAGTTCCTACCCCAAGAGCCCTCAGCTGCGGAGAAGTCAGGCACCCTGCACATCAGCTATCTGTAA
- the C1QTNF6 gene encoding complement C1q tumor necrosis factor-related protein 6: protein MGIAALGLLWAVLVPPLSVFGIPTEEPTSGEAVASSSPGLCRRCCDSEDPLVLADAAHTSLASPSALPYMLPEVRPYINITILKGDKGDRGLLGSPGKLGREGPRGERGPQGIKGAKGQAGSPGDPCQMRFSAFSVGRKTALHSSEGFQPLLFDTVFVNPDGHFNLAAGHFVAPLRGLYFFSLNVHSWNFKETYVHVVHNDEAAVILYAQPSDRSIMQSQSVMLALAPGDRVWARLFKRERENAVYSDDIDTYITFSGHLIKPEDD from the exons ATGGGGATAGCTGCCCTGGGCCTCCTCTGGGCAGTGCTCGTGCCCCCTCTCTCTGTGTTTGGAATCCCCACCGAGGAGCCCACCTCTGGGGAAGCCGTGGCCTCTAGTTCCCCTGGGCTCTGTCGACGGTGCTGTGACTCTGAGGACCCCCTGGTCCTTGCTGATGCTGCACATACGTCCTTGGCCTCTCCGTCTGCCCTCCCGTACATGCTGCCTGAGGTCAGGCCCTACATTAACATCACCATCCTGAAGG GTGACAAAGGGGACCGAGGCCTGCTGGGCTCGCCCGGGAagctgggcagggagggcccCCGGGGGGAGCGCGGCCCCCAGGGCATCAAGGGCGCCAAGGGGCAAGCAGGCAGCCCTGGCGACCCGTGCCAGATGCGCTTCTCAGCCTTCTCGGTGGGCCGCAAGACGGCCCTGCACAGCAGCGAGGGTTTCCAGCCGCTGCTCTTCGACACGGTCTTCGTGAACCCGGACGGGCACTTCAACCTGGCTGCCGGCCACTTCGTCGCCCCCCTGCGCGGCCTCTACTTCTTCAGCCTCAACGTGCACAGCTGGAACTTCAAGGAGACCTACGTGCACGTCGTGCACAACGACGAGGCAGCCGTCATCCTGTACGCGCAGCCCAGCGACCGCAGCATCATGCAGAGCCAGAGTGTGATGCTGGCCCTGGCACCCGGCGACCGTGTTTGGGCGCGGCTCTTCAAGCGTGAGCGTGAGAACGCCGTCTACAGCGACGACATCGACACCTACATCACCTTCAGCGGCCACCTCATCAAGCCTGAGGACGATTAG